In Pan troglodytes isolate AG18354 chromosome 20, NHGRI_mPanTro3-v2.0_pri, whole genome shotgun sequence, the genomic window cttgaacccaggaggtggaggttgcagtgagcagggatcacatcaatgcactccagcctgggtgacagaccagattctatctcaaaaaaaaaaaaagaaaagaaaaaaaaattttttttaaaagcagcactGACCTATGCAGACAACGAGTCAAGGGTTTTATATGCATTAACTCGTTTGACCATCCTAGTAGCCTGTGAGGTTGGTTACTGCCATtacctctcattttacagatgaggcaactgaggcacagagaggccaagtaccttggccagggtcacacagcatgGAAGTGGCAGGACCACGGGTCTAACCCCAAATCTGTCTTGGGAACTGTGAGACTCTGAAAGAGGCTACGTGTGCCCACGGTGTTAGGAGAGCCAGCCTTCCTATTTGTTGTCCACTGCAGGCAAGAgggattttcttctcttctcttttctttctctctctctctctctctctctctctttttgatacagagtcttgttctgttgcccaggctggggtgcagtagtatgatcttggctcactgcaaactctgccttctgggttcaagcgattctcctgcctcagcctccccagtagctgggactacaggcgcctgccaccacgcctggctaattttttgtatttttagtagagacaaggtctcaccgtgttagccaggatggtctcaatctcctaaccttgtgatccacccgcctcagcctcccaaagtgctgagattacacgtgtgagccacgcCCGgcccacgcctgactaatttttttatttttagtagagatggggtttcgtcatgttcgccaggctggtctcgaactcctgacctcaggtgatccgcccacctcggcctcccaaaatgctggaattacaggtgtgagccaccacgctcggcccaaGAGGGATTTTATAAAGTGATTTTCGATAGCTCTTCCTGAACCCCTGACACAGCTCAAGGACTTGTGTGGTTCTGTCCTCTCGGCTTTTCTGTCAAGCGAGTCCCTGGGCACGCGCTAGGGCACTCAGCAAGCAGGACAGCCAAGGCCAGGGAGCCACCCCAGTGACAGATCACTAACTCGGCGGGGGGCAGACAGAGAACTCGTCCCTGAGGTGACATGTGAGCCCCACATGTGCCCTGTCAGACAAGGTGGCCTTGCTGAGAGCAGGAGGGGCAAGTGTGTGGAGCCCAAAGAGGAAAACCTGAAGAAACACCAGGCGCTCCCAGACGAGAGGGTGTGGCTGGTCGGGGTTGGGCCCCGAGATGGAAACACGTTTTCTGGGCCTGGAGTTTCTATACTGTGGGGTCATCTCTAAGAAAATGAATCCCAGATAATGAATACAAAATTGCCCAGCctctcctgggttttttttttttttgtgagacggagtctccctctgtcacccaggctggagtgcagtggcacgatctcggttcactgcaacctccgcctccctggttcaagcgattcttctgcctcagccccccgagtagctgggactacaggcacgcgccgccacgcccagctaatttttgtacttttagtagagacagagtttcactctgttggctaggatggtcttgaactcctgacctcgtgatccacccacctcagcctcccaaagtgtgcgtttacaggcgtgagccaccaggcccagcctttcTCCTGGGGCCTTGAAAGAGGCCCTGAAGGTTAAGCTTCATCAGCTTCCTGGAAAATGTGCCCCTGAACAGGACAGGGTGTTACTGAGTTGCCAAATACCTATTAAAATGCTAGATACATGCACATACCCAGAAACATGCACACAGccggacacacatacacacacacacacacacacacacacacacacatatgaatacACTCTGAGCACAGCACTTATGTTTTGAATAAATGACTAACTAAACATCCATTACTACTTCTCCCAATAAAAACACTTATTGcagctggtcacagtggctcacacctgtaatcccagcacgttgggaggctgaggcgggcggattacctgaggtcaggaggtctagaccagcctggctaacatagcaaaacctcgtttctactaaaaatacaaaaattagccaggcgtggtggctcacacgtgtaatcccagctactcaggaggctgaggcagagttgcttgaacctgggaagtggaggttccagtgagctgagatcgtgcactgcactccagcctgggcaacagagatagactccgtctcaaaaaataaaacaaaacaaactactgtgtgccaggcactgttccaagggcttatttaattttcattacaaCTCAATAAAGTAGATAGTACCattatccccattgtacagagtagaaaaatgaggctcagagtggtGAAGCAATTtcctcaagatcacacagcaggaAGTGGACGCAGGTGCTGGGCTTGGAGTCTGAGGTCTGCACTATTCTAGTAGTGCACCCACTGTCTCAGGAAGCAGTGACCACATCAAACTGTCTTCCCCACACCTGGAGCTCAAATTCCAGAAGGGGCGACAGACACCAGAGCAATCAATAAGTAAACAACACTGTGGATTACAAAGTGTCCACACCAGCTTCCCTCTGGGGACAAGCTGGGCTCTCAGAGGGTGCCCCTGCTCCCACCTCTTTCATGGACAATGTGAGTCACTCCCTCCACTCAGTTAGGTTGGCTCCTTGAACTTTCATCTCTAGCAAACAtactttcctctcccttcctagTTGCTAAGTATAGGGGAAAACACAGCAAAACACAGGGACCTGGGGCCTGTGATTTTAAGGAGGCAAGCAGGGAAGTCCTCCCAGAGAAGGTGATGTTTGagcaaggaggtgaaagaggTCAGGGAGTGAGCACGTGATTCTGGGAACAGAGGTGGATCGGACATGGCCCCTCTCTGCAGGGAGCTACCAGCCTGGGGATGATGGAGTAGGGCAGTGGGGAACGTGGGGTAAACAGAGGATCCCAATCCAGTCTGGCGAGGGCTGATGGAAGCAAATCTAGGGACTGCAGAAGCCCCCAGGGATATACCAAGGCAACCTGAGGGTGTAGGGTcaggggcttcctggaggaggcgatGCCAGGGAGAAtcactaaattattattattattttgagactgagtctagctctgtcacccaggctggagtacagggacacaatcctggctcactgcaacctctgcctcccaggttcaagcgattctcctgcctcagcctcccgagtagctgggactacagatacatgccaccatgcctggctaattttttttatttttaggagagatggggtttcaccatgttggtctggctggtctcaaactcctgacctcaactgatccactcgcctcggcctcacaaagtgcagggattagaggtgtgagccaccgtgcctggccgagaatCACTAGATTTTGATATAATCCATGAGTTGGAGTTTGGGCAGGACAAAGGACAGAAAGCAGAGGTAGGAGGGTGGTGCTGGAAGAAGGCATGGAACGGGCGAGCCGCGGCCTGGTCTGTCAGGACAGGAGGAGCAGGTCACAGTGGCAGAAGCACAAAGGGTAAGGGAGGGTCCAAGGAGGGAAGTGGACGGCTGAAGCAGACCATGAAGAGGAGGCTGGACCACAAAGCATCCCAaatgccaggcagaggggctgcgACTCTGTCCTGAGGGTGCTGGGGAGCCACAGGCAGGCTGGGAGCAGGGGAGAGCAGGGTGAGCTCTGGGTGCAGAAAGGCCCCTAAGGCTGGGTAGAGGTGGGCTGAGAGGGAGAGACTGGGAGTGAGGGAGGACCAGGGTGAGGGTCCAGGTGAGACAATGACACCAAGAGACAATAGGGCAAGAAGGGCGGGGGGTGGAGAACTGACAGCTttgggagaagggaaagggggTGGGACAGTACCCAGGTCTAATCTGGTGTTTAGGAAGCTGTCAGGGTCTGAATCATTTATTTGTTCTGAAAAGGACATCAACAGACACATCCAGTGAGACAGGATGTAATGCAGGGAGCCCTGGGGCACTGCGGGAGGGGAAGGCAGCACCCTCTGGAAAGGACAGTAGCTGATTCAACGCGGCCTTCACGCTTCCCCTCTGTTCTCTCCCTGAGCACACCAGAGACATCCATGTGCCAGGGAGTGATGCTGGGACCAGAGCTGAGTCAAACGTGGGCCTGCACCATGGGGGAGACGGATCCAATCCCAGACATGCCAGGCGGGGAAGGCCAGGGCTGGGATGGAGAGAGGAGGCCCAGGGAGCTGTAGGACTCCAAAGATGTGACAGTAACGAACAGTCAGAGCAGGGAAGAAACCAAGTGTTGGGTCCCAGGACCCCAAGAGGAATATGTCTCAAAAGGGCTACAGGTGACATCCCTGTCATGTGCTGCCAGAGGCATCATTAGGACAGGGGGCATTGAGGGAGATGGGAGAGCAGAGTCTAGAGCCAGACTTGCCCAGGGTTTCGATCgtaactctgccacttactggctgggAGATCTgacaggcctcagtttcctcatctatccaATGGAATTAATAATACAAAGggtcggccaggcatggtggctcaggcttgtaatcccagcactttggggggccgaggcaggcgggtggatcacctgaggtctggagtttgagaccagcctgaccaacatggtgaaaccccatctctactaaaaatacaaaaaattagccaggtgtggtggcgcatgcctgtaatcccagctacctgggaggctgaggtaggagaattgcttgaactcgggaggcggaggttgcagtgagccaagactgcgccattgcactccagcctgggcaaaaagagcaaaactccgtctcaaaaagtaaaaataaataataaataatacaaagggTACTGAAAGGACTGAATGGGTTAATCTCTGCAAAGGACTTGGAACGATGCCTGCCACGTAAGTACCCGCTAAATGCTGGCTGCTATCATCACTGACACTTTCATGCTCAAGTCTGGCTCCTGTACCCTCTTCCCCAGCCCACTCCCTAAGCAGGCAGGGGCAGTATCAGTGTCAACTTTGTGACCCTGGTTTTGCCCACCCTGAGGCCTCCAGGGTGCCAGGCCCTGCGCTAGGTAATGCTGGCGACACGGAGGTTAAGTCCCCAGGCTGATGGGAAGGACAGACATGGACAGACAGTCACCATCTTCAGTCCAGTTCAGGCCAAGCATTGAGAGAAACGGGCCTGAGAGACCGTGTCTGATTCACCTCTGTCCACACCAGCTTCCCTCTGGGGACAACAAGCCAGGCGCTCAGAGAGCACCCTCCCCCCTCTTTCATGGAGAATGTGAGCTACCTCCAGCTCAATCAGGTTGGCTCCTTGAACTTTCATCTCTAGCAAACACACTTCTCTCTCCCTAGCTAGAGCCTCCTGGCTCACCCTGTGGCTATGGAGGGTGGAAAGCAGCTTCTGGGGCCCCACAGGACCCTGTCTGACTCCCTCTATAGCACATTTCGGGTAATATAAGAGTACAATGGTAAGTAATGCAGCCTAGTGGGTGAAAGCAGTCAGAGGAACCCGGATAGAACTCTCGGCTCTGCCCTTCTCTAGCTGggtgacctctctgtgcctcagtttctccgtGCGTTAAACAGGGACCGTGACTTCTTCCAGTGGGTAAGAAATAGAGATAGCAACTCACTCTGAACAGTTATCAAGAGAGTGAATCCAGAACGAGGGAAAAGAGAACATGGCCGTGACCCCGGAGGGATCGGATGTTAGAACTTCACTCTTGGATTTTTGCCCTCAGGTGACTTTGACGTTTGGGGGTTAAAGCGGCAGAGGTCGGGGGTTACGAGAAGACCCCCACCCAGCGTGCGCTCGTGGCCCCGGAAGCACACGGCTGCGGGACTCAGGGATGTGGGAGAGGGGGGCCCGGTCACCTTCACGGCGTAGTCGATGACCCTCTTGACAGCTACGAGCGCGCGCAGCTCCGCCATCTTCCCGCCGCAGCCACTTACAGGGTCAGCCCGCACCCTCAGCGGCTCAGTCCAGAAGCcccaccacccccgccccccgcgcccctctctgcgcctgcgcgcaGCGCGGTCAGCCAGTCAACCGCTGCAGAGCCCGCCTCCCCGACAGAGGACCAATCGAGAGGCCGGAGGGAAGGGAGGTGTGGCAAGCAATGCAAACCAATGGGAAGCGGATCTCGGGGAGCGAGCGGGAcctggagagggaaggaaaggccTGGCGGAGAGGGCAGGGCAGAGAACTAGGGGAAAGGTCGTGCACTGGAGGGAAGCGCGCCCGGAGTTTATAGATCCTCTCGGTCCTATAAACACTTCCCGGTATCCCCGGATCTGCTCTCCCTCTCCAGATCCCCCACTTCTTCCCGGCCTCTCCAAGTTGCGCTACTCGTATTCCCACGCCTCTGAATCCTCGCGCGTCGGTCTCTCCACTCTCTCCATCCCCGTGTTCCCTGTCCCTTCCATATCCGTATCCTCCCCTGTCCGTGTCTCTACTTCACCTCCATGTCGTCCCCACAGcctctccacaccctctccaaaGGCCCACGTCCCCGCCTGGCCCCGCCCCTCCCACATGTCCCTGTTCCCATCCCAATCCATGGAGACTTGTGTCTCCATGTCTGTGTCTCCCTGTCTCCACGTTCcctatgagttcatgtccttatGTCTTCCCTGAGCCTCTATGCAACCCCGTGCCTGCGTCCCCACGACCCGCAGAAAAGCACGCGGAGCCGCAGCGCTAAAAAAAAAGCCGTTCCTTTATTCTGCCCCAGGCAGGCTGCAGTCACAGACACACGGGGAATCCACTGATGGCGTCGGTGCTCTGCATGATCATGTCTGCCAGCAGAAAGCAGAAGCCTGGGGGGACGGGGGTGCGGGGCAGGGAGAGGAAGGTGGGCCCTGGGGCGGATGGCCGGGAGGGCCCCGGGGACTGGGGTTTGGGGCTCCAAGGGGGTCTCTGCCGGGTCTGCGGGAGTCGTTAGTGTGTTGGGGAGTCCCCGAGAGGTCCCCGGGGTTTCCTGGGAGGGCAGCTGGGGAGCCTCTGGGGTGAGGGTCTTCTGGGCAGTCTCCTCCACCCTCTTCCCGCTGTCCAGGTTACCCGCGAGAATTGAGAAGGGTAAGGCCAGCCACCCAGAAAAATAGGACCAAGAGAAGAAGACGTTGTTCTTCCACGCATTCTTCACGGTGTAGCCTATCAAGGCGGTCAGCAGCAGCAGTCCTGGGCCCCGCCCAGCCGCAAGATGagctagctgggcctggtggggcTGCACCCAGGCCACGCCCCCTCAGACCCGCCCCCTTCTATCAGACCACGCCTATCGCCTCTCAGCCCGCCTCTGGTCCAGGCCCCTTCCTGCTCCTCCCGCTCTGAACTCTGTCTCGAGCCCCGCCCACCTCTCTCGGCTTCTTCCAGCCCTGCCCCTCGGATCCTGGCCGAGTACCTCAAGCCCCTCCCCTGGTGACCAGGCCCCTCCATCACCCAGGGCCCGCCCCTGCCTGCCCGCCTGGGGCGGTCTGCAGTCTCACCGCCGAGGAAGAGGAAGGCACTCGTGGTCTGGCCCCGCAGCGACTCGCCCTCGTCGCACCGAATCCGCAGtcccatcaccatgcccaccaCGCCGACACCCACCGCCAGCACCATGCACGCCACAGTCACCGCCAGCGTGGCTGGGGAGAGCGGGCGCATCAGCCCCCGCGGGCGCCGCCCCAGTCACTACGGGTTCGGCCGCAACCGGAAGCTCTCCCGTCTCCTGCCCCCAACCCGGTGTGTGGCCAGGAGCCGAGATCCACCGACCGGGAGTCAGGCGTTTGGATTGAGACTTGGAGGTCACATCAAGACCTGCGGTTACTGCCGCTACCAGGACGGGGAGGGGGTCGGGGACAAGCCCACGAGTCGAGGGGCGGGGTTCGTGGCGGCCTCGGCCGACAAGGGACAGCTGCAACTGAGCCCGGGGTGGAAGGGGTGGGCGTCTCGCCATGGGCCCAGCTGTGTGTCCCAAGCCCTGGGGGTCTGAAATGCCCTCTGACATCTGGGCGGGCGGAGCCTCACTCTGGCAGGGGATGCTGGAGCAGATGCCGTGGTTGCATTCCTGCCACAGGCCACTGTGGCCCTCTTGTTGGCGGGTCCAGTAGTTGGTGGCCGTGGAGAGCACCATGAGGACGTTGGCCACGAGGCTGAGCAGAATGCCCCCACTCTGGAGGCTCCGCTTCACCCCCATGCCACTGAGGCTGCAGCCGGGGGCCACAAGGGCAGGATGGGCCCAGGCCTTTCCTACCCCAAGGCCCCCAGCTGAGGAGCCCGCTTCCTCCACACTCCTCCCCTGGTACTCCTGCCTGAGGTCCCTGCTTCTGGGGACCTGAAGACCCCCCTCCCTCAACAACCCTGCCTGAGGACCCACAACCTCCTCCCTCCAGACCTCGTTCCCCTTACTGGAGACCTTGAGACTTCCCCTGAGAGGCCTCTGAGACCTTCACCACAGGCTTTGCTGTGAGGAACCTGTCTTCCCAGAGACCTCCCCCGACAGCCGAACGCCCTTTCAGCCCAGCCTGTTCAGTGTCCTCCCCAGACACCCCTCCACACAGGCCCACCTAAGTGACTCACACCCAGTGCCCTAGGGCTCCTTAGACACAGAGCCCAGAGAGACGGGGGGAGGGAGGCTGGGTCTCTGTGAGGCCAGGGGTTCCAGAACCCCCTCCCCCAGTGGCTGTTTAAAGGGATAATCACTACCCCCACCACCATACGCATACACCCCCGCAGCTCTCAACTGAGTGACTGCTTAGATTCAGACCGCAGCTTTGGGGGCCGTTACATGATAGGCCAAGTccttcttttatcattattatcattattattttttgagatggagtcttgctctgtcgcccaggctggagtgcagtggcacgatctcggctcactgcaacctccacctcctgggttcaagcaattcttctgcctcagcctcacaagtagctgggactgcaggtgcacaccaccacatctggctaatttttgtatttttagtagagacggggtttcaccatattggccaggctggtctcggactcctgaccttgtgatctgcctgcctcagcctcccaaagtgctgggattacaggcgtgagccatctctctctcccaggctggagtgcagtggcaccatcacagctcactgcagccttgaactcctgggctcaaggaaacctcctgcctcagcctcctgagtagctgggactacaggcatgtgccaccacacctggctaattttcttaagattttttatagagatggggtcttgctatgttgcccaatctgatctcaaactcttgggctcaagcgatcctcctaccttggcctcccaaaatgctgacattatggatgtgagccaccactcccagccctttCTTAGAAACTTCTCTTTCCCTTGGCCgggtgcgcagtggctcacgcctgtaatcccagcactttaggaggccaaggcgggcagatcacctgaagtcaggggtttgagacaagcctgaccaacatggcaaaaccccgtctctactaaaaatacaaaaattagccaggctagcCGGgggtgatggcaggtgcctataatcccagctacttgggatgtgaggcaggagaatcacttgaacccgggaggtggaggttgcagttagctgagatcgcgccattgcattctagcctgggcgacagagcaagactccatctcaaaaaaaaaaaaaaaaaaaagacaaaattagccaggtatggtggcacacgcctgtaatcccagctactcaagaggctgagggaggagaattgcttgaacccgggaggcagaggttgcagtgagccaagatcacaccactgcactccagcctgggtaatagaacaagactccgtctcaaaaaaaaaaaacaaccttctcTTCCCTTGACATTCTAGGCACCGCAGAAGCTCTCCAGGTCCCCAGCTGTCTGACTGCAGACTTCTGCTCCTCTGCCTTCTCCCCTTCACTTGTAAATCTGGGTATCCCTTGAAGCTCCACCCTGCACTCTCTTGCCAGGCAAGCCTCCTCACGGCCAAAGTTTCAGTGCTCCTTAATGCTCCatccaaaactccatctccaaccCAAGGTCTCTCCCCTGAGCCTGACTCAAGTTCTCACCTGCTCCTGGCTGCCCCTCAGGGCCTTAATAGTCAACCATATTTCAACAGAGCTTAGTGTCTTCCACCATATTAGGGATGGCCCTGCCATCCCATCCAGTTCATCGAGCCAGACCCTTGGGCACTGTCCTCACCTTCTTCTTGCCCTTCACCCTGAAAAGCCTTGGGTCCCCAAGTCCTGCTCCTCCTGCCCCTGAATCTGTCTGGCTCATTCCCTCCTTTCCTGGTCCCAGGTCAGGCCTCATCATGTCCCACCTATTGCATTGCCAAGTTCCTCCCTCACCTTCTGGCCTCCCCTCCATGTCTACAGGGGGGTCTTTCTGGCACCCAGAGCTGACACTGTCCCTCCCCTGCCCACAATTTTCTCCCAACTCCCCATCATGCTCAAGAGAAAGTCCAGCATGACATTAGAGGCCACAGCCcccacctgcctctccctcttCATTTTCCATCCCCCGCCCCCCACATTCTATATCCTGGCCCTAAATTACCGATCTTCATCCCCACAAGACTCCTGACTTTTCTGCACGTTCATCTTTGGGCCCCTCTGCCTGGATATTACCTTTCCCTGGCCCTTAAGAAGCTCCTAAATGTTCTCTCTCCAGAAAAGTTGTCTCCATCCCTCCACAATATGGTCAGTCTTTTTCCGGCATTCTCCCTGCACTGGGACTGCTGTCTGGCCTGTATTAACTGCTTCTGGTCTGTAAGtgcctcctccccaccaccccacagACTGAGCCCCTGGTGGGCAGGGCCTGGGTCTGACCCGTGCCAGTGTCCCCAGCATGGGGAAATGTGCAAAGAGAACTGACTGAGTGCAAGGAAGGGCTGAGTTCTGGCAAAGGGGACaaaatcagagagggagagagaaggaaagagagccaGCTAAAGGGAGAAAGACACAGGGAGGAAGAAAAGTGCTGGAGAAGGGGAGACATAGACACGGGTTGGAGCCTGTGTCCACATGGGCCGGGCACTCGCACTGGGCAGGAGTGCCCTGCAGGCTGGTCGGCCTGGTGGGCCCTCACCTTCCCTTGGTGCCCAGCTCCTACCATGGAGCTGGCAGACAGTTGGCTTATGTCTTGGCAGAATTAATCTCAGAATAACCAGATTCCAGCcaaattttgttgaatgaatgaagaaacaagaggaggggctggggaagggctaGAAGGGCGGGGCAGATGTAGGACCAGACTTTCCCGAGGCTCCAGATGAGGCCTTTGGAATACAACACTCAAAACTCATCTTGCCGCTCTTGCCTTCTGCTCACAAGGTTTCATAGCCAGGACGGGGACCGCCACAGTGAGCACCCAGGCTCAGGGCACCTGGGGAGCCAGAAAGAGTTTAAGCACTTGCCCCTGCCCTCTGTCCTCAGGGACCCCAACTGGACCCTCCCAAAGCTCCCCAGGGCAGTGGGCAGGATAGTCACCTGTACAGAGCAAGAGGATAGCTGAGACCCAGCCCAGGTAGAAGGACCAGGAGAAGAAGGTCTGGATCTGGGGGTGTGGAGGCTGGTCCCACCACTCGCTGGTGTACACCGCCATGGCCACCGCCATGGAGATGGCTGGGGACAAGGACAAGAGAGATGGCTCAGCTCCTCGGCAGGAATTCGCTGGCTCCCGATGCCCCAGTCCAGTCCAGAGTCCTTACCTGCAGCAAAGGCTGCGGTGGTTGAGACAAGCGGGCCGTGGCCTAGGCGGAACAGTGAGGGGATGCAGGACAGGACCAGGAAGCTCACGGACACCAGGGCCCACAGAACAGCTATAATGCTGAAGGTCTGCGTCACGTGGATGTAGCCTGATCGGGAGAAGACCACTGAGCACCCATCCCCGCTGGCAACCCCTCTGTAGGACACCCATTCCCCTTACCTGATATGATGTCCCCATGCCCTGTTGGCCAGAGGCCCGAGTGAGCTGAGTGGGTGGGACCCACAGCCTCAAACCAGAAATCGGTGCTCAAAGCAATCAGGCAGAACATCAGGCCCAGGGAGCCCACCAGCAGGGCCAGGGACCGGCAGAGCTCCATGGGGGTAAGCTCAGGGCTTCTGGGTCCTGGAGAAGGAAGAGGCTGCTGATCAGACTCTTGAATCTCAGAGAGAAGGAGGCTGTGCACCCAGACTCCTGGGTCCTTAGAGCCCAAGAAAGAGAGAACAGCAAGCAGTCGGGGCAGCGAGGGGTCCTGCGCTTTGTCAAATGAGGCTGGTTTGGTTTCACACAGTTCCCGGTAGCTTTTCACATACCCTCCCTTCCTGGATTGCACAGGCAAcgtcctccctcccctccctggggTCCGGTTCCCCGCTTAGTGTGTGATGGGGGAGGGCACTGAGGGTGTCAGATCATCAGTGGTTTGGGCGGTGGTTTAGTACTTGCCTCTGTCACAGGTTCTACAACTCCCACCCATGGAACCTTCAACACCAAGTcggggcttcctggaagaggtgagagagagagaggcttgggggccctgaggtgggaggaagccAATCAGGCTAGGGTGTGCATTAAGGGGGAGGGCAGATGTGGCTGGAGGGGACAGTTGGGGATGTGTCATGCTTTCCTGTGGGTTCTGCAGTCTTCCATTCTGGGATAGGAAGTCCCCAAGTCTAGGGTCTCTACTGAAGGAGGGGAATTGGGAGTTAGAACTCCTGGGGCTTAACGAGGAAGGAGCCGGGGGCCTGAACTCCAGGTCCTGAGGGA contains:
- the CLDND2 gene encoding claudin domain-containing protein 2 isoform X1, whose amino-acid sequence is MSEGISDPQGLGHTAGPMARRPPLPPRAQLQLSLVGRGRHEPRPSTRGLVPDPLPVLVAAVTAGLDVTSKSQSKRLTPGRWISAPGHTPGWGQETGELPVAAEPVVTGAAPAGADAPALPSHAGGDCGVHGAGGGCRRGGHGDGTADSVRRGRVAAGPDHECLPLPRRGKRVEETAQKTLTPEAPQLPSQETPGTSRGLPNTLTTPADPAETPLEPQTPVPGALPAIRPRAHLPLPAPHPRPPRLLLSAGRHDHAEHRRHQWIPRVSVTAACLGQNKGTAFFLALRLRVLFCGSWGRRHGVA
- the CLDND2 gene encoding claudin domain-containing protein 2 isoform X2, with product MGVKRSLQSGGILLSLVANVLMVLSTATNYWTRQQEGHSGLWQECNHGICSSIPCQTTLAVTVACMVLAVGVGVVGMVMGLRIRCDEGESLRGQTTSAFLFLGGLLLLTALIGYTVKNAWKNNVFFSWSYFSGWLALPFSILAGNLDSGKRVEETAQKTLTPEAPQLPSQETPGTSRGLPNTLTTPADPAETPLEPQTPVPGALPAIRPRAHLPLPAPHPRPPRLLLSAGRHDHAEHRRHQWIPRVSVTAACLGQNKGTAFFLALRLRVLFCGSWGRRHGVA
- the CLDND2 gene encoding claudin domain-containing protein 2 isoform X3, coding for MGVKRSLQSGGILLSLVANVLMVLSTATNYWTRQQEGHSGLWQECNHGICSSIPCQTTLAVTVACMVLAVGVGVVGMVMGLRIRCDEGESLRGQTTSAFLFLGGLLLLTALIGYTVKNAWKNNVFFSWSYFSGWLALPFSILAGFCFLLADMIMQSTDAISGFPVCL
- the NKG7 gene encoding protein NKG7 gives rise to the protein MELCRSLALLVGSLGLMFCLIALSTDFWFEAVGPTHSAHSGLWPTGHGDIISGYIHVTQTFSIIAVLWALVSVSFLVLSCIPSLFRLGHGPLVSTTAAFAAAISMAVAMAVYTSEWWDQPPHPQIQTFFSWSFYLGWVSAILLLCTGALSLGAHCGGPRPGYETL